A region from the Papio anubis isolate 15944 chromosome 6, Panubis1.0, whole genome shotgun sequence genome encodes:
- the LOC103883486 gene encoding uncharacterized protein LOC103883486, which yields MPFSSCLCNSSREASLLSARRPLLKTLVVPEVVTTTWPHQQHPSQDSQTTHTRRVCPGSLSRVMEQGTGSEAGGSEQGPQCHCGCHTAEWSLTGKIVGAAAGTKQEGGVSPSEFGDMTLAAGTGCWGRRQKDHGCRYPGGRHFFKN from the exons ATGCCcttctcttcctgcctttgcaACAGCTCTAG GGAAGCTTCATTGCTCAGTGCCCGAAGACCCTTGTTAAAAACCCTGGTTGTCCCTGAGGTGGTCACCACAACATGGCCACATCAACAGCATCCCTCACAGGACTCCCAGACCACACACACCAGAAGGGTCTGCCCGGGAAGCCTGAGCAGAGTGATGGAGCAGGGGACGGGAAGTGAGGCTGGCGGAAGTGAGCAAGGACCACAGTGTCACTGCGGATGCCACACTGCAGAGTGGAGCTTGACGGGTAAGATCGTGGGGGCTGCTGCAGGCACCAAGCAGGAGGGTGGGGTGAGCCCATCTGAGTTTGGAGACATGACTCTGGCGGCAGGGACTGGATGCTGGGGCCGCAGGCAGAAAGACCATGGCTGCCGTTATCCGGGGGGGAGacactttttcaaaaattag